A part of Chroococcidiopsis sp. TS-821 genomic DNA contains:
- a CDS encoding serine/threonine-protein kinase — protein MNQILGNRYEVHQQLAKKSGRRTLLARDLTTQEFVVVKLLSFSSDFEWDDLKLFQREAEILKTVTHPAIPRYLDYFELDASHFKGFALVQTYLPAKSLEEHLKAGAVFSESDVKQIATELLEILIYLHGHQPPVIHRDIKPSNILLTRSENRIDVYLVDFGSVQTLAARESGTMTVVGTYGYMPPEQFGDRAVPASDLYSLGATLIALATGTHPADLPQRDGRIQFEQATTLSAGLKRWLRRMTEPSLDRRFTSAQQALQALRQPTLEDTALTFRKPFNSKVLLHKNADVLEIILPPRGFSPEIVSLTLFAVAWNSFIVMWTGFAVFGAPFPINIFFALFSLPFWGAGAGMAWQIVSNLFRRVRLRIDRKHISLRDEIFGWQYRPPRVAAAKHITKLERTSKFASIFKKSESDRVEIKPQINIWVGTQKYELGAHGLLTEPEIDWLARELSEWLELPVTKE, from the coding sequence ATGAATCAGATATTAGGAAATCGCTACGAAGTACACCAACAACTGGCAAAAAAATCTGGGCGCCGGACGTTATTGGCACGTGATTTGACAACTCAAGAGTTTGTTGTTGTAAAGTTACTGTCATTTAGTAGTGATTTTGAATGGGATGATTTGAAGCTGTTTCAGCGCGAAGCAGAAATTTTAAAGACTGTTACGCATCCGGCAATTCCTCGCTACTTAGATTATTTTGAGCTTGATGCATCGCATTTTAAAGGATTTGCGCTCGTACAAACGTATCTTCCGGCAAAATCTTTAGAAGAACACCTCAAAGCAGGGGCGGTATTTAGCGAATCTGATGTCAAGCAAATTGCCACAGAACTTTTAGAGATTCTGATTTACCTGCACGGACATCAACCACCCGTTATTCACCGCGATATTAAGCCAAGTAACATCTTGTTGACACGTTCAGAAAATCGTATCGATGTTTATCTCGTTGATTTTGGCTCTGTACAAACGCTTGCTGCTCGCGAAAGTGGCACGATGACAGTTGTTGGTACGTACGGTTATATGCCACCAGAGCAATTTGGCGATCGCGCGGTTCCAGCATCGGATCTCTACAGTCTAGGTGCTACTTTGATCGCATTAGCCACAGGGACACATCCAGCTGACTTACCGCAGCGCGACGGACGAATTCAATTTGAGCAAGCTACAACGCTGAGCGCTGGCTTGAAACGGTGGTTGAGACGCATGACTGAACCTAGCCTCGATCGTCGCTTTACGTCTGCCCAACAAGCTTTACAAGCACTTCGTCAACCAACGCTCGAGGATACAGCTTTAACTTTTAGGAAACCATTCAACAGTAAAGTATTGCTGCACAAGAATGCAGACGTTTTAGAAATTATCTTGCCTCCGAGAGGATTTAGCCCAGAAATAGTTAGCTTGACACTATTTGCCGTTGCATGGAATTCCTTTATCGTCATGTGGACGGGTTTCGCTGTTTTTGGCGCACCTTTCCCTATTAACATATTTTTTGCTTTGTTTTCCCTACCCTTTTGGGGTGCAGGCGCAGGAATGGCGTGGCAAATTGTCTCCAACTTATTTCGACGCGTTCGGTTGAGAATCGATCGAAAACACATTTCGCTGCGTGACGAAATCTTTGGCTGGCAGTATCGTCCTCCGCGTGTTGCTGCTGCAAAGCATATTACAAAGTTAGAACGTACCTCGAAGTTTGCCAGTATCTTTAAAAAAAGTGAGAGCGATCGCGTTGAGATTAAGCCACAAATCAATATCTGGGTAGGAACGCAAAAATACGAACTCGGCGCGCATGGTTTACTTACTGAACCTGAAATTGATTGGCTGGCACGCGAACTCAGCGAATGGTTAGAGTTACCAGTGACCAAAGAGTAG
- the tatA gene encoding twin-arginine translocase TatA/TatE family subunit: MFGLGWAEVGVIALAAILIFGPKKIPEMGSALGKTLRGFKDELKGVRDEDLEQDRQDS; this comes from the coding sequence ATGTTCGGTTTAGGATGGGCAGAGGTAGGTGTGATTGCGCTAGCTGCGATCTTAATCTTTGGTCCAAAGAAGATTCCAGAGATGGGAAGTGCCTTGGGTAAAACCTTACGCGGTTTTAAAGATGAGTTGAAAGGCGTACGTGATGAGGATTTAGAGCAAGATCGGCAAGATTCTTGA
- the cphA gene encoding cyanophycin synthetase → MRILKIQTLRGPNYWSIRRHKLIVMRLDLEDLAEKPSNEIPGFYEGLVATLPSLESHMCSPGCHGGFLMRVREGTLMGHIVEHVALELQELAGMPVGFGRTRETSTPGIYQVVFEYQEEQAGRYAARAAVRLCQSIVDKGYYLRQELEQDLEDLKELQRDAALGPSTEAIVQEAQARGIPWMSLGTRFLIQLGYGVHQKRIQATMTARTGILGVELACDKEGTKRILANAGVPVPRGTVISYFDELEAAIEDVGGYPIVIKPLDGNHGRGITIDIRNWEEAEVAYDAARDVSRSVIVERYYAGRDHRVLVVDGKVVAVAERVPAHVVGDGVSTIEELIDQTNRDPNRGEGHDNVLTRIELDRTSYQLLERQGYTLDTVLPQNEICYLRATANLSTGGIAVDRTDDIHPENVWLAQRVAQIIGLDIAGIDIVTPDITRPLREVDGVVVEVNAAPGFRMHVSPSRGIPRNVAGAVLDMLFPPEKPSRIPILAVTGTNGKTTTTRLLAHIFKQTGQTIGYTTTDGTYIGDYLVEPGDNTGPQSAQLILQDPTVEVAVLESARGGILRSGLAFDASNVGVVLNVAADHLGIGDIDTIDQMAHLKSVVAEAVLPNGYAVLNADDPRVAAMRDRVKSQVAFFTMNPENEIVKQHTQKGGLAAVYENGYLSILKGDWTLRIEQAVNVPLTMAGKAPFMIANALAASLAAFVQGVSIEQIRAGLNTFKASVNQTPGRMNLFNLGRYHALIDYAHNPHSYEALGGFIRNWPGERIGVVGGPGDRRDEDFIMLGKLSASIFDRIIIKEDDDNRGRARGSAAELILKGILQVKSDCPYELILDETTAISKGLDSASEGSLVVILPESVNRAISLIEARRPIGDEVQQVNESTATSDAQISVQSSVANQL, encoded by the coding sequence ATGAGAATCCTCAAAATCCAGACTTTACGCGGTCCTAACTACTGGAGTATTCGACGACACAAACTCATCGTCATGCGACTAGATCTAGAAGATTTAGCAGAAAAGCCTTCAAACGAAATACCAGGTTTCTACGAAGGATTAGTCGCAACGCTACCAAGTCTGGAATCACATATGTGTTCGCCTGGCTGTCATGGTGGTTTTTTAATGCGCGTGCGTGAAGGCACGCTGATGGGGCATATCGTCGAACACGTCGCCCTAGAACTACAAGAACTTGCCGGAATGCCTGTAGGTTTTGGCAGAACGCGGGAAACGTCAACTCCTGGTATTTATCAAGTTGTTTTTGAGTACCAAGAAGAACAAGCGGGACGTTATGCAGCCAGAGCCGCAGTACGACTGTGCCAAAGTATTGTAGACAAGGGATACTATCTTCGCCAAGAGCTTGAGCAAGACCTCGAAGACCTTAAAGAATTGCAGCGCGATGCCGCCCTAGGACCTAGTACCGAGGCAATCGTCCAAGAAGCCCAAGCGCGAGGAATTCCTTGGATGTCTTTGGGAACGCGCTTTTTAATTCAACTCGGCTATGGCGTTCATCAAAAACGCATCCAAGCAACGATGACAGCCCGCACTGGAATTTTGGGCGTAGAACTTGCTTGTGACAAAGAAGGCACAAAACGCATTCTTGCTAATGCTGGCGTACCAGTTCCGCGAGGCACGGTGATTAGCTATTTTGATGAACTCGAAGCAGCTATTGAAGATGTCGGCGGGTATCCGATCGTCATCAAACCTCTCGACGGCAATCACGGGCGCGGTATTACGATTGATATTCGCAATTGGGAAGAAGCCGAAGTCGCTTACGATGCAGCTAGAGACGTTTCGCGTTCGGTGATTGTTGAGCGGTATTACGCTGGTCGCGACCATCGCGTGTTAGTTGTGGATGGCAAAGTTGTCGCAGTAGCCGAACGCGTCCCGGCACATGTTGTTGGCGATGGTGTAAGTACGATAGAAGAACTAATTGACCAAACAAATCGCGACCCGAATCGCGGCGAAGGACACGATAACGTTTTGACTCGCATCGAACTCGATCGCACGAGTTACCAGCTGCTAGAAAGACAAGGCTATACGCTCGATACTGTCCTACCTCAAAATGAAATTTGCTATCTGCGCGCGACAGCAAACTTAAGTACAGGTGGAATTGCCGTAGACCGTACAGATGACATTCATCCCGAAAACGTTTGGCTAGCGCAGCGTGTTGCCCAAATTATTGGTTTAGATATTGCTGGAATTGATATTGTTACTCCAGATATCACGCGTCCTTTACGCGAAGTCGATGGCGTGGTTGTTGAAGTAAACGCGGCTCCTGGATTTAGAATGCACGTTAGTCCCAGTCGGGGTATTCCGCGTAATGTTGCAGGTGCAGTGCTGGATATGCTCTTTCCCCCGGAAAAACCCAGCCGCATTCCAATTTTAGCAGTGACAGGAACGAACGGCAAAACAACAACCACGCGATTACTCGCGCACATTTTTAAACAGACTGGTCAAACAATTGGTTATACAACAACTGACGGTACCTACATTGGCGACTATCTAGTCGAGCCTGGCGATAATACAGGTCCCCAAAGCGCTCAACTGATACTACAAGACCCGACTGTAGAAGTTGCGGTGTTAGAGTCGGCGCGCGGCGGAATTTTACGCTCTGGGTTAGCGTTTGATGCGAGTAATGTCGGTGTCGTGTTGAATGTAGCGGCGGATCACCTAGGTATAGGCGATATTGATACAATCGACCAAATGGCACACCTCAAAAGTGTCGTCGCCGAAGCAGTATTACCGAATGGTTACGCAGTACTCAATGCGGACGATCCGCGCGTTGCTGCCATGCGCGATCGCGTCAAATCTCAAGTAGCATTCTTTACAATGAACCCTGAGAACGAAATCGTCAAGCAGCATACGCAAAAAGGCGGTTTGGCAGCAGTTTATGAAAATGGCTACTTGTCAATCCTCAAAGGCGATTGGACACTACGCATCGAACAAGCGGTGAATGTTCCTCTGACAATGGCAGGTAAAGCACCGTTTATGATTGCGAATGCGTTAGCCGCAAGTCTAGCTGCATTTGTGCAAGGAGTCTCGATCGAGCAAATTCGCGCCGGGTTGAATACATTTAAAGCCTCGGTCAATCAAACGCCAGGGCGAATGAATTTATTTAATTTGGGTCGCTATCACGCGCTAATCGACTACGCGCACAATCCGCACAGCTATGAAGCGCTTGGTGGTTTTATCCGTAATTGGCCTGGCGAGCGAATTGGGGTTGTTGGCGGACCTGGCGATCGCCGTGACGAAGACTTTATTATGCTTGGTAAACTTTCCGCAAGCATCTTCGATCGCATCATTATCAAAGAAGACGATGATAATCGCGGGCGAGCGCGGGGTTCGGCGGCTGAACTCATCCTCAAAGGAATCCTACAAGTCAAGTCTGATTGCCCTTATGAGTTAATTTTGGACGAGACTACGGCAATCAGTAAAGGATTAGATAGCGCTTCTGAAGGTAGTTTAGTTGTGATTTTACCTGAAAGTGTCAACCGTGCGATTAGTTTAATTGAAGCGCGTCGTCCCATCGGCGATGAAGTTCAGCAGGTTAATGAATCTACAGCAACTAGTGACGCGCAAATTAGCGTTCAGTCTTCCGTTGCTAATCAGTTGTGA
- a CDS encoding cyanophycinase codes for MAQLEAQLLGMRKPQATTTAVLIIGGAEDKVHGREILQTFFLRAGAQNAHIAIIPSASREPAIIGSRYMSIFEEMGAKQVELLDIRERQQCEDPDIQKCLEACTGVFWTGGDQLRLCGVLADTPAMETIRQRVQRKELTLAGTSAGAAVMGHYMIAGGGSGESPNRSLVDLGTGLGIIPELIVDQHFQNRNRMARLISAIACYPDRLGIGIDEDTCALVENDGTLQVMGKGTVTVIDPGELTHTNHSNVSATEPLSLHNLRLHILSYGDRYHLHKRQVLSTSHVQQ; via the coding sequence ATGGCGCAATTAGAAGCTCAATTGCTAGGAATGAGAAAGCCCCAAGCTACAACAACCGCTGTATTGATTATAGGTGGTGCTGAAGACAAAGTTCACGGACGAGAGATCTTACAAACATTTTTTTTACGCGCTGGTGCTCAAAATGCCCATATCGCGATTATCCCTTCGGCTTCGCGCGAACCAGCCATCATTGGCAGTAGATACATGAGTATCTTTGAAGAAATGGGGGCGAAGCAAGTTGAGTTACTCGATATTCGCGAACGCCAACAATGTGAAGATCCTGACATTCAAAAGTGCTTAGAAGCCTGTACTGGAGTTTTTTGGACGGGTGGAGATCAACTGCGATTGTGTGGCGTGTTAGCTGATACTCCTGCGATGGAAACAATTCGCCAGCGCGTCCAACGCAAAGAACTAACTCTTGCAGGAACGAGTGCTGGAGCCGCCGTGATGGGACATTATATGATTGCCGGTGGGGGCAGTGGCGAATCGCCGAATCGGTCGTTGGTTGACCTGGGAACTGGCTTAGGAATTATTCCTGAGTTGATTGTCGATCAGCACTTTCAAAACCGCAACCGCATGGCACGCTTAATCAGCGCGATCGCGTGTTATCCGGATCGTCTCGGAATTGGTATTGATGAAGATACCTGTGCCTTAGTGGAAAACGATGGCACGCTCCAAGTGATGGGTAAAGGTACGGTAACAGTCATCGACCCAGGGGAGTTAACACACACGAATCACAGCAACGTGAGTGCGACAGAACCCTTGAGTTTGCATAATCTCCGGCTACACATTCTCAGCTACGGCGATCGCTACCACTTGCACAAACGCCAAGTTTTATCGACCAGTCATGTTCAACAGTAA
- the trmD gene encoding tRNA (guanosine(37)-N1)-methyltransferase TrmD has product MRFDIVTLFPDFFSSALQSGLLGKALARQIATVHLINPRDFTTDKHRKVDDEPYGGGVGMLMKPEPIFAAIESLPVLPRREIILMTPQGQTLKQSLLQELATNYDQLVVICGHYEGVDERVLHLVTREISLGDFVLTGGEIPALALINGVTRLLPGTVGKVESLKAESFAAGLLDYPQYTRPAKFREWKVPDVLLSGNHEKIAQWRYEQQIQRTRDRRPDLYAQWLEKIKLQSE; this is encoded by the coding sequence GTGCGATTTGATATAGTTACTCTATTTCCAGACTTTTTTAGCTCTGCCCTACAATCAGGATTGTTAGGGAAGGCTTTGGCACGACAAATTGCTACAGTCCATTTAATTAACCCCCGCGATTTTACGACCGATAAGCATCGTAAAGTTGATGACGAACCATATGGCGGGGGTGTGGGAATGCTCATGAAGCCCGAACCCATCTTTGCAGCAATTGAATCTCTACCCGTTTTACCGCGACGGGAAATTATTCTCATGACTCCCCAAGGGCAAACACTCAAGCAGTCTTTATTGCAAGAATTAGCAACGAACTATGACCAATTAGTGGTGATCTGCGGTCACTACGAAGGCGTTGATGAGCGCGTGCTGCATTTGGTGACGCGGGAGATTTCTCTAGGTGATTTTGTGCTGACTGGAGGTGAAATTCCCGCGCTAGCGTTAATTAATGGGGTTACGCGGCTACTTCCTGGCACAGTCGGTAAAGTTGAATCGCTCAAAGCCGAAAGTTTTGCAGCAGGATTATTAGACTATCCCCAATATACACGTCCGGCAAAGTTTCGGGAATGGAAAGTTCCTGACGTACTGCTTTCCGGAAACCATGAAAAAATAGCGCAGTGGCGATACGAACAACAAATTCA